From Gossypium raimondii isolate GPD5lz chromosome 11, ASM2569854v1, whole genome shotgun sequence:
AAGGCCAAATGACGCCGTTCGCGGTGGCCGAAAAACACAAAAAACCccttttttgctcttttttcgAGTAGAACCCCGATTTGGGGTTGAAATGCCCTAAAAAAACCCTACAATTccagaaataaaacaaagggaACCTTTCGGTTTTGTCTTCTCCGATTGCAAGAAAGGTAaaaacttttttatgtttttgaatatatatatgtatgctatattcaaattaaacatgcgaaaaaaatggacatatacctctataaaaaaaaaagactagttttcaatatttctttctctttttttgcttgaatctctttttttgtattaaaaaaaaaccgaGAGctacaatatttttttcttcatggCTTATATAGCcatttataacttatttttttaaatctatttgtCACTTCTGTTGCAGGCAAGTGGGCGGTGGCGACAGAGTTGGTGCGGCGCTGACGGAGGTGGCAGAGTTGGTGGTGGCAGGCTAGGGTGTGGCGCGGCTATGATTAGGGTTTCTGTTTAGGCTTTAGGTTTTGTaattgaattgggtttaattggattgggtttggtttttaaaaaaaaactgaattgtTTTATTAGGCTTGTATTTAGGActcccttttttatttgtctTGGGCCTGGACAAATTGGGCCTACTACAATATGTATGGCTAAGTCTAATGCTTTACCATAAatgttcatttttttccttataaaacaaaaaaaaaatttacaacttAAACactgaatttattaaatgttaattttaattaagaattaCTTATTTCACAGAAAATGACTTGAGAAAAATATGTTATGTATTTCATGTGTTTATTTCATGGAAATCAGTTTAATCAATGGAAAAATAATCTCCTTCTTTTGTAAATTGATTTaccttaattttgtgaaaagcGTAAGTTATTTTCTggaaaaaaaactcatttatgaataatttttatataaaattaacttaaatcaagcctaatattattacattaagaatattattattacattaataatatttttattttaattgttaaaatactttaaaatattaaaatattaatatcgaATATTATgatgtttaatattattaaacattcataagtaattatttatattttataatataataaattattgttataattaatatgatttattattttaataatttatttaatattacaattttattttaaaataaatttgaaaaataataattttaaatttttattaatattcttaatgtattattgataatatttatattattattttaatatataaacatggGTATCTGTTTAAATTATGCTTAACTCCATTTATCCCTTCCAACTCTAATTTTTCACTAtctatgtaatatatataaattttaaattaagttttaattagccattgtttaatattaagtttaaatatgatatgtttggccaaaaagtttatatatggtattaattattataaaatatcattttattataaaataaacttcaattttCAGAAGGAAATATtactataatattttgtaacaaatatTTATGATGCGTTTGTTTCACTAATAACAACTTTTATAAATcgattttaggaaaatttgtcaaataacgaaaaatattttacgtAAAACcatcaaaatacaaaaacaaaaatcagcTTTTCCAAAAATTAATCTAGTAATCTAGTTCTTAGAAATCATTTTTGGaagttattttcaatgaaacaaatgtAACCTAAAGTAGTTGTATGATTTACGCCTTAATTGAAACAACTGAGAATTAATATTTTCAGCAATTTAAATCTTTAAATGTGTTTAataatctataatttataaaaaccaTATGATAATAtcttttttatgaaacaaatgtataaaatgataagtagataaaaaaaattaaccatcGCTTAATagagaatatttttaatttaatttattttttaggtttaaaatattgttttgtttaaaataatgtgaaatgttttttttaaattatatttaccAAACCgtctattatattttaaaaattttataacttaaatttaatactcTTAATTTCcaacacttaaaattttattttatcaaacacctccttaattagaataaattgtCAAATcacttctttttatttgtttaatttgtaaGGTAAGTTAGTTATGATCTATGATTTGCTGCATATTTCTATTTAGGTAAAAGTAATATGAAGGTGTTGCAAGGTTAGGTTGTATTTTGTCCCTTTTACtagaaaaaataagtaaattaattccTATAGGTtagatcaaataataaattagtattttttgttaaaagctttatttatttctattgttaaaaagcGCCTCAGTATATGTCAAAGATGAGGTATACATGGCAAATGACACATTACATGTCATTGTTTGGTTATTCTGTCAACCAtgttagtttttaatagtaaaaataaatgaaaattttaacataaaaaaaaggtcagtttactctttgatctaatgaataatgattgatttgtttatttttttagtagaagtGGTAAAATCTAATCTAATACTTAGTATAGAAGCctccataatatttttaccttaTACGTATATCCATCttcaacctataaaataaaagaaaacacacTTAAGTATACTCAAACTCAGATCCTCTTGATTATTACAATAATAACGATACCAATTGAACTAAGGCTACTACGAATCTGACTCCAAACTCAAGCTTATTTATTACCCATTCTTAAAATTTGATGATACAAATCATATTTCcaattcaatctcttttgcttacttgtccaaccttttttattttcttcttattattttggACACAACATTGTTAGCAGTATTGGACACATAGACATGGTCACCTACAGGCATTACTTGTTCGAAGGGTCGCAATGGCTGTTACCACGGCGGCCTAAATACCCAAATGCAGTCCCCGCCGCCACACCGGATAGCATCAGCGACATCAGAAACTGCAGTAATCCGAATATCAATATCAAACAAACATCTGACGTTAACAAAAATCGTATTTCAATCTCATGGATTTGTTTAAAACCAACATTATACCATATCGTGAAGGAACAACAAGTGATTAGTAGGATTCAAGCCATGGCGGCCAAAGAAGAACACGAACGACAAGAAAAGCAAAGCGAAACCGCAAGTGAAGGCATTTGCAAACGCCAGGAACCTGAAAAACCAGGTGATTTTACCATTAGCAGTTGAGCAGTTTCGAGAAATTTTGAGGGCAATATATTGTAATAATCCCGGGCTTCTCATTTCTTACTTGAAAGCCGAAGAATAGCTACCGGTTTCTTTGGAAGTGACGGTCGTCCATGTGGCGGCAAATGCGGTGGTGTCGCAATCATCCGCCAGCAAATTTGTGCAAAGAGGAAAAGATGGTGGGTATTGAGACGTGGCTTTTCTAGATTCGAGTTAATTAAGTCGATGAGTCTTAATTTttcgaattgaatgaaatgctcaaattacattaaaaaattaaacatgtcaaattaattaaaattttattacaaaataattaaattattattttgactcaaaattattattttaaaaatttaaaattttaactttctttatatttctttatttttaaaaattaaaattaaaattaaaaattaaaaatataaattttaaatttttataaatattttgaattttaatttttaatttttgttgagagagatcaatttattcatttttcaaaattgacagggaCTAAGAGGGTATTTACACAAATATGTtattcaatttgtaaaattcaactcgactcgaaatcgaaactcaaattacttatttgaaTTGACTCGAATAACTTGAACAACTCGCTTCGATTATCTTAACGttcgatttttttaaatcaaatcgaattttactcgctcttatttttcatttcgacttaaaaagaaacagacaaaaaaaatagagatgaaTGATATAGAGGAAACTTATGCATATGTTAAGTTTAagcttcaaaataaaaaatagtggcGTCTCAACTGTCAATCTTgaacaaaatttctttaaaattggaTCGTGAGTGGAACtactttaataattatctataaattaaaataattgttttataaaatttgagatttaatctctgcaattataaagttaaatccataaactattttgatttaaaattataattaaattattgaaattgtaagtATTTTGtgtcataaattttaatttgtcacGTTGGTTAAGTTATCTTTATGTGATGTGTCGAATGAATTTTAATAGAAGCtaccaataataataatgattggacttaaattttaaattaaaaaaaagtaaaatgattgaattttaaacttttaaaataagagAAGAGTTGATCTCAAAGTCGAAAAAATTCCAAGCATTAACTTAGCTTGAAATTTGAGGTCGAAATTGCCTTGAGCTAGATGGGATgggatttatatatttaaaaaatgttgagTTTTATTTGAGATAAATTAACTTGACctcaattgataaaattatttatcaaatataaaataaactccagtctcaaatttaattacattgttggagttgaaatgaaaattttcaatattaatttaaaataaaaaatgaattaaaaaatactttttattaagCTAGCTCAAGATAGAGTTTAGCTCACTAAGGAATGAACACCAAATTCAACTCAAAGGAGTGAACCCAAGAGGTAGGCATAGACTTTGAACTCCCAAAATGGAAACATGactttttaagtttattagatgattataaaattataaattaatataatgaaaattaacTTGAGTTATTAAATAACATCGATATTATGTGTGTAAAGATGAAGTTAGAAATATTGTcggaaataaaattttaaaagataaagttaaaaataatagtttaacaAAAGATTAATTATCAAGTGGTCTAGATTACgagtgggtttggatggacgtTTAGTGTAAAAAAAAACGGTGACAGCTAGATTTGATGTTATAACAACACAGTaatgtgagacaaaaagtaaattaaacacATTACACTACATATAAATGTCCATCCAAACCACACTTAACcttaaaacttattttagaTAGATAAAACTTTCAAGTAACTACGATaacatgaaaaaggaaaaaaagaagtaaagtGTGTAGCTTTAACATTTAACTTTTAACTGATAAGAACAGTAAAAACAGTTGATGAAATAACTTTTACCCCTTCTAATGGCTGGTATTCAGAAGAAAATGACTTTTGACTTTATAAAGAAAAGTTGGCGAGTTTTTCCTGAAGCTATCTTTTCCCATATGATAAAACTGTGATATATCGATACTCACGAAGAAGGAAAACAAGCAGTAAAAAAAGgctaaattttattactttcgtTTTTGCTACGAAAGGGTGATCAAAGTTTACAAAGACACGCATTGCATCGTCATCATgacccaaattaaaataacttttaaaccATGATTTGTCGGGACTTGCCGGCGGAGATGACTGTAAGCACCACTAAACAAATCACTGACAGATACGACAGCACCATAGAAGCGGTCACCTTGTCGCAGTATTTCTTCAAACGGTCGCAGATTTCCGACCAACCAGCATGATTGTTACCATAACGGCCCACAAATCCTATTGCAGTCCCCGCCGCCACGCCGGAAAGAATCAGCGACATCATAAACTGCAATGCCCAACAACACACAGTATTATTATCAAACAAAAGCTGTTGGTTTTCTATACACGTGCATGAAACCCCACATTACCAAATCGTGTAGGAACAGGAAGAAGAAGTTCGAAGGTGTAAAGCGGCCATGGCGGAAGATTAAGAGCACGAACATCAAGGAAAGCGAAGTGAAACCACAAGCGATGGCATTTGCAAACGCGAAGAACctgaaaaaaagagaggattTACTGATTTAGCACATGaaaaatttggattttgtgTTATAATCACGATGAGTTCATCTTACTTGAAGGCAGAGGAATAGGTATATCGAGCATCGAATTGCAAGCCGAAAACCACAACAGTTTCCTTGGCGTTGACAATCGTCCATGTGGCAGCAAATGCAGTCGAAATGGCCACGATTCTCAAACAAATTTGTGCACAAAGGACAAGTTTGTGTGTTTTACGAGGTGGGTTTTGTGGGAGCTTAGCTTCCATGCTTTCCATTGAAAGGGAAATGAAGCTCTtcaaacaagaagaaaagaaaaacagggGAATGAATTCGCAGAATAAAATAGAACAAGGGCGTTGCTATAGAAGAAGGACACACAAAGTTAACGAGGGTATTtatagaagaaagaaaagaaaaagtgaagaatCTTTTAGTGCGTTAAAAAAGTtcaccaaaaaacaaaaaatggtgGTATTTCGGCTTTTAATCTAAAGATTAATACTACAAATGTGGTTTTTATTCTGAAACAAAtgaggtaattttttttaaatattaggtaAAGTGATGGATATGCAATTAATATAGACACACTAGTTCTTTTGACTCTTCACAGATTTTCATGGAAAAAGGCTAAAGTTTTCTGGTGGTGATCATAGACTACGTTACTAAGAATTTGCTACTTGTACAGTAAAGGGGAAGAAGATTTTATGTAaacttattcaaattatttgtgGAGTGTGACTCATTTCCGGGTCAATATCGTCATGAGGAAAAGCCGACGTCACGACGTGGGTGATGTGTTCCCTATTaagttaagttttttttttatatttaaattttgatatttttcacgTCAAATTCTAATAACTCTAGAGATACTTTAATCGGATTAGTCCACAAATTTCGGCCCATAAATAAGGCTTTTAGCAACCAAGAGAGATTGATTCAACAACACAATTAAGAGAGAGTTTTGTGGGAACTTCGGAAGAACTTTGTGTTTTGGGTTcaggtttatttta
This genomic window contains:
- the LOC105802125 gene encoding CASP-like protein 1F1; the protein is MESMEAKLPQNPPRKTHKLVLCAQICLRIVAISTAFAATWTIVNAKETVVVFGLQFDARYTYSSAFKFFAFANAIACGFTSLSLMFVLLIFRHGRFTPSNFFFLFLHDLFMMSLILSGVAAGTAIGFVGRYGNNHAGWSEICDRLKKYCDKVTASMVLSYLSVICLVVLTVISAGKSRQIMV